Proteins from a genomic interval of Salmo salar chromosome ssa14, Ssal_v3.1, whole genome shotgun sequence:
- the LOC106570071 gene encoding tetranectin produces MEFRRTCLVFGILLLVNCSFQQAFPTKKTVKKDEGKNAAIEELQKQINDIVQDLNIMKEQQALQSVCLKGVKVHGKCFLAEPLKKSYHTAFDDCIALGGVLGTPLSKDQNDQLSDYVHQSIGPGEQIWLGISDMVTEGNWMDQAGNSILYNNWDYDSRSPKTDRSQNCVILSEATGGKWLDKNCREEKASVCEFNIV; encoded by the exons ATGGAGTTCAGAAGAACCTGTTTGGTTTTTGGAATACTCCTCTTGGTGAACTGCTCATTCCAGCAGGCTTTCCCTACGAAGAAAACGGTTAAAAAGG ATGAAGGCAAAAATGCAGCCATAGAGGAGCTGCAGAAGCAGATCAATGACATTGTTCAGGATCTAAATATTATGAAGGAGCAACAGGCTTTGCAGTCAG TTTGTTTGAAAGGGGTCAAGGTTCATGGCAAGTGTTTCCTGGCTGAGCCGCTGAAGAAAAGCTACCACACAGCCTTTGACGACTGCATTGCCCTGGGGGGTGTACTCGGTACCCCCTTGTCCAAGGACCAGAACGACCAGCTCAGCGACTACGTCCACCAGAGCATTGGCCCAGGCGAGCAGATCTGGCTGGGCATCAGCGACATGGTGACTGAGGGCAACTGGATGGATCAGGCGGGCAACAGCATCCTCTACAATAACTGGGACTATGATTCTAGATCCCCAAAGACAGATCGTTCCCAGAACTGTGTCATCCTCTCAGAGGCCACTGGTGGGAAATGGTTAGACAAGAACTGTCGTGAGGAGAAGGCCTCTGTCTGCGAGTTCAACATAGTCTGA